In one window of Heptranchias perlo isolate sHepPer1 chromosome 4, sHepPer1.hap1, whole genome shotgun sequence DNA:
- the zgc:195282 gene encoding cysteine-rich protein 1, translating to MISYCPICGKPVYFAERKRSLGKDYHPLCLKCYRCKRQLSPGQHAEYDEKPYCNHCYLQHFGPRGARRPTSRSTLGATGSSVPVENPSST from the exons ATGATTTCGTACTGTCCAATCTGTGGGAAGCCTGTCTATTTTG CGGAGAGAAAGCGATCTTTAGGCAAAGACTACCACCCGCTTTGTCTGAAATGCTACCGGTGCAAGCGCCAGTTAAGTCCGGGCCAGCATGCAGAG TATGATGAGAAACCATACTGCAATCACTGCTACTTACAGCACTTCGGGCCAAGAG GAGCAAGACGACCAACATCTCGATCCACTCTTGGAGCAACTGGATCCAGCGTTCCAGTTGAGAACCCCAGCAGCACTTAG